In Raphanus sativus cultivar WK10039 chromosome 5, ASM80110v3, whole genome shotgun sequence, the following proteins share a genomic window:
- the LOC108857354 gene encoding pectin acetylesterase 5 → MAIPRFSSLLRSRKFAKSDCLVASIGFVLIVFFLSFFFDPTSDSVPSVDRSPPIKSPPDLVKLTLSSKAKERGAFCLDGSLPGYHFHKGSGSGSKSWLLHLEGGGWCSTVASCSARAMTMLGSSTYFEDEVDFQGVLSSDPSQNPEFFNWNRVKIRYCDGASFAGHPEAEFKNGTRLFFRGQLIWEAIMDELLSMGMSDAKQGILTGCSAGGLATLIHCDYFRDHLPKDAAVKCVSDGGFFLNVPDVLGHPTMRSFYHDVVNLQGVDKSLDQNCVAKPEPSKCMFPQSFVNNIKTPVFLVNPAYDFWQIQNVLVPASTDLDKSWAKCRLNIKECDAAQMKVLHGFRSSLMDAIGKFHQNKAGGMFIDSCFSHCQTLMSATWHSPTSTRIENKTIAESVGDWYFNRKPVKLIDCPYPCNPSCYNLNFT, encoded by the exons atggcGATTCCGAGGTTTAGCTCTCTGCTTCGAAGCAGAAAATTCGCTAAAAGCGATTGTCTTGTGGCTTCGATAGGATTCGTATTGATCGTATTCTTCCTCTCATTCTTCTTCGATCCCACGTCAGACTCCGTCCCTTCCGTTGACCGATCTCCTCCCATCAAATCCCCACCCGATCTGGTGAAACTGACGCTATCGAGTAAAGCTAAAGAGAGAGGAGCTT TTTGCTTGGATGGAAGCTTGCCTGGGTACCATTTTCATAAGGGTTCAGGGTCAGGCTCAAAAAGCTGGCTTCTTCATCTTGAG GGTGGAGGCTGGTGCAGTACGGTAGCGTCGTGTTCTGCTAGAGCAATgactatgttaggttcttccaCCTACTTTGAAGATGAAGTTGACTTTCAAGGTGTTTTAAGCAGTGACCCATCTCAAAACCCTG AGTTCTTTAACTGGAACAGAGTTAAGATACGTTACTGTGATGGTGCTTCTTTTGCTGGACACCCTGAAGCTGAATTCAAG AACGGAACACGGCTTTTCTTCCGAGGCCAGCTTATTTGGGAGGCAATTATGGATGAGTTGTTGTCGATGGGCATGTCAGATGCGAAACAG GGCATACTTACAGGATGTTCTGCTGGTGGTTTGGCAACTCTTATACACTGTGACTACTTTCGTGATCATCTCCCAAAAGATGCAGCTGTCAAATGTGTTTCTGACGGAGGCTTCTTTCTCAACGT gCCTGATGTCCTTGGACACCCTACGATGAGATCTTTCTATCATGATGTTGTTAACCTGCAG GGTGTAGATAAGAGCTTGGATCAGAACTGTGTAGCCAAACCGGAGCCATCTAAG TGTATGTTTCCTCAAAGTTTCGTTAACAACATAAAAACACCAGTATTTCTTGTCAATCCAGCTTACGATTTTTGGCAG ATTCAAAATGTCTTGGTACCAGCTTCTACTGATTTAGATAAAAGTTGGGCAAAGTGCAGACTCAATATAAAGGAGTGTGATGCCGCTCAGATGAAAGTTTTACATG GTTTTCGCAGCTCTCTGATGGATGCGATCGGCAAGTTTCATCAGAACAAAGCTGGTGGGATGTTCATAGATTCATGCTTCTCTCATTGCCAGACACTTATGTCGGCGACATGGCACTCCCCAACCTCAACAAGAATCGAAAATAAG ACAATTGCGGAGTCTGTAGGTGACTGGTACTTCAACCGAAAACCAGTGAAGCTAATCGATTGTCCTTATCCGTGCAATCCCTCTTGTTACAACCTGAATTTCACCTGA
- the LOC108859594 gene encoding cell wall protein RBR3, whose translation MASSSRSLASSYTFDDKDLEDADLWAVIDSAAASLAQKNPTTTSTTSSSGKSSKPLAVRYPNFNSPPTPVSNAPPPSKLLLQVANHNNPRSHEESPRPSKIARSRVLCEVNRESSSSSPTALVTTTSHRSSNPIIHSTKFSSPESYYSPGIRQSTALPESPRPMALVTTANRDLTPVNHSTKFSSPESYLSPGIRQQQSTSLSEVFSPPSRNDPVNEMRHSLSGSFPSAALFKEYQNTAMAILEKSDYTMISGKAYIKKSGWRKISFYFNVSYEIRDKNIEFDENRNVQRAEFIVRAIMQGGRFADGWGSCERREKKFLKPNHDIPSTAETRAKNRACQDLLGIGEYRESSTGFPR comes from the exons ATGGCGTCGTCGTCACGATCGTTGGCCTCTTCCTATACCTTCGATGACAAAGATCTAGAAGACGCTGATCTCTGGGCGGTTATCGATTCCGCCGCAGCTTCTCTCGCTCAGAAGAATCCTACTACTACTAGTACTACCTCCTCCTCCGGGAAATCTTCGAAACCACTCGCTGTTAGGTATCCAAACTTCAATTCCCCTCCGACGCCTGTTTCCAACGCTCCTCCGCCGTCTAAGCTTCTTCTCCAGGTCGCGAATCATAATAACCCTAGGTCACACGAGGAGTCGCCGCGCCCGAGCAAAATCGCCAGATCTCGCGTCTTGTGCGAGGTGAACAGGgagagtagtagtagtagtccGACGGCTCTCGTTACTACGACGTCGCATCGGAGCTCGAATCCGATTATCCATTCCACGAAGTTTTCTTCGCCGGAGAGTTACTATTCGCCTGGGATCAGGCAGTCTACGGCCTTACCGGAATCACCGCGTCCTATGGCTCTTGTTACGACGGCGAACCGGGATTTGACTCCGGTTAACCACTCTACGAAGTTTTCTTCGCCGGAGAGTTACTTGTCGCCTGGGATAAGGCAGCAGCAGTCTACGTCCTTATCGGAGGTTTTTTCTCCACCGTCGAGGAACGATCCCGTTAACGAGATGAGGCATAGTTTGTCAGGGAGCTTTCCTTCAGCTGCTCTTTTCAAGGAGTACCAGAACACAGCTATGGCG ATTCTAGAGAAATCTGATTACACGATGATCTCCGGGAAAGCATATATTAAGAAGTCAG GTTGGAGGAAGATATCGTTTTACTTCAATGTGTCTTACGAAATAAGGGACAAGAACATTGAGTTTGATGAAAACAGAAACGTCCAGCGTGCTGAGTTCATCGTCCGAGCTATAATGCA AGGAGGAAGATTCGCTGATGGATGGGGCTCTTGTGAGCGACGTGAGAAGAAGTTTCTCAAACCAAATCATGATATCCCCAGTACCGCAGAGACCAGAGCCAAAAACAGAGCTTGCCAG GATCTTCTAGGAATCGGTGAATACCGAGAAAGCTCTACTGGGTTTCCACGGTGA
- the LOC108863065 gene encoding uncharacterized protein LOC108863065: protein MRDTTCLERLSLALRTALACLIVSLTTLYGPKPLKHLTTFPAFSYLTTILIWLSDAEPTYGEVLKSCVDVSYATFQTTAILLVSVLVVGPASLGNSLVAPVAVAVASFIVAFPASTSLLTKRIAFGQIVLVYVTFAVFNGEVAHVFMLPVHVAASTALGAIASLLAVLLPFPRLAHSQMTKGCKLYAENAFERLNVFVEVMMARDNTTAQVLITKAASLSAAARHTLKSIKTHHERLAWERPDTRFLKRKQKHQGEKLQATEFLMRGMEIALGSCSSFPLGMSRDELTHLLEAPRTHIAREPAPPTVKPEDKQAGSLSTAALPVSFFRYCVELFRGDVLSLRQDSKCVESERDTHQGDKGLPMTKRVLDFLSVWMARERFVFAFKCSISLGLAVLFGILYNKKNGYWSGLTVAISLVSGRQATLTVANSRLQGTAMGSVYGLLCCAIFQRLEEFRFLPLLPWIAATVFMRHSRVYGQPGGVTSAIAALLILGRRNYGAPTDFAITRIVEASIGLLCFVFGEILVTPARASTLARTELSHCLDALVDCIRSLVLCSEQKKKMPLSDLRSKQAKLSSHVEALERFTSEALTEPNIPFLHPLNAVSYNKVLVSFSKISDLCLYVCDGLTNLSGGAQPSLEYPWENITQDLKLFQEKLQSSVKCLDTKTRARLQKELRKRKICHDVEAGTAASNDNHSNMELGPSQDDAEKFSDSFVKLLNEATEKTSGSTGEEAVKNETTLCLSSLGFCISRLMQETVCIITEITHRS from the exons ATGCGTGACACAACATGTCTCGAGCGACTCAGCCTAGCTTTGAGAACCGCCTTGGCTTGTCTCATCGTGAGCTTGACCACTTTGTACGGTCCCAAACCACTAAAACACTTGACAACGTTTCCAGCCTTCTCTTACCTGACCACAATCTTAATCTGGCTATCCGACGCCGAACCAACATACGGCGAAGTTCTCAAATCCTGTGTTGACGTCTCTTACGCCACTTTTCAGACAACAGCCATTCTGCTTGTGAGTGTCTTGGTGGTTGGACCAGCATCTCTAGGAAATAGCTTGGTGGCTCCAGTTGCTGTGGCTGTAGCTTCATTCATCGTGGCTTTCCCAGCGTCCACGAGTCTTTTAACCAAACGAATTGCCTTTGGGCAGATCGTTTTAGTCTATGTGACTTTTGCCGTGTTCAATGGAGAGGTGGCTCATGTTTTCATGCTTCCCGTTCATGTGGCGGCTAGTACAGCACTTGGAGCCATTGCTTCTCTACTCGCCGTGCTTCTCCCGTTTCCAAGACTGGCTCATAGTCAG ATGACCAAAGGTTGCAAATTATATGCTGAAAATGCTTTTGAGAGGTTGAATGTGTTCGTAGAGGTCATGATGGCTAGAGACAACACCACAGCTCAGGTGTTGATCACAAAGGCCGCTTCATTGTCTGCAGCAGCTAGACACACACTCAAGAGCATCAAAACACACCAT GAGCGTCTTGCATGGGAGAGACCGGATACAAGATTCTTGAAAAGGAAGCAGAAGCATCAAGGGGAGAAACTACAAGCCACAGAGTTTCTGATGAGAGGGATGGAGATAGCGTTGGGATCTTGCAGTTCTTTTCCTCTCGGCATGAGCCGCGATGAACTGACACATCTTTTAGAAGCTCCCAGAACACATATCGCTCGTGAGCCAGCACCACCTACTGTCAAGCCTGAGGACAAGCAAGCTGGTTCTCTTTCTACTGCAGCTTTACCTGTTAGCTTCTTCAGGTACTGTGTGGAACTCTTCAGAGGTGATGTCTTATCTTTGAGACAAGACAGTAAATGCGTAGAGAGTGAGAGGGATACTCACCAAGGAGACAAAGGGTTGCCCATGACCAAAAGGGTTTTGGATTTTCTCTCTGTCTGGATGGCTAGAGAAAGGTTTGTTTTTGCATTCAAGTGCTCAATTTCTCTAGGCCTTGCCGTGCTGTTTGGTATACTGTACAACAAAAAAAACGGGTACTGGTCGGGTCTAACCGTCGCCATTAGTCTTGTATCCGGCAGGCAAGCGACACTAACAGTAGCTAACTCTCGTCTGCAAGGAACAGCCATGGGATCAGTCTACGGTCTGTTATGTTGCGCTATTTTTCAAAGACTAGAAGAGTTCAGGTTCTTACCTCTGCTCCCTTGGATAGCTGCCACTGTCTTCATGAGGCACAGCAGAGTCTATGGCCAGCCTGGAGGAGTTACATCCGCCATTGCAGCGCTGTTGATACTAGGAAGGAGAAACTATGGAGCTCCCACTGATTTCGCCATCACTCGGATTGTTGAAGCTTCGATAGGGTTGCTCTGTTTTGTCTTTGGGGAGATTCTTGTCACCCCTGCGAGAGCATCGACTCTTGCAAGAACCGAACTCTCACACTGTCTCGACGCGCTCGTGGATTGTATCCGGTCATTGGTTCTTTGCTCTgagcaaaagaagaagatgccatTGTCGGATTTAAGAAGCAAGCAGGCGAAACTCAGCTCTCACGTTGAAGCATTGGAGAGGTTTACATCAGAAGCGTTGACAGAGCCTAATATACCGTTCCTCCACCCTCTCAACGCGGTCAGTTACAACAaggttttggtttctttctcCAAGATATCTGATCTTTGTCTCTACGTTTGTGATGGTCTCACAAACCTATCTGGAGGAGCTCAACCATCGCTTGAATATCCTTGGGAAAACATCACTCAGGACCTGAAACTCTTCCAAGAAAAGCTTCAATCTTCGGTGAAATGCTTAGATACCAAGACTCGAGCAAGACTGCAAAAAgagttgcggaagagaaagATATGCCATGATGTTGAAGCAGGAACAGCAGCATCAAACGACAACCACTCAAACATGGAGTTAGGTCCAAGCCAAGATGATGCAGAGAAGTTTTCAGATTCTTTTGTAAAACTACTGAATGAAGCAACAGAGAAGACGAGTGGTAGCACAGGTGAAGAGGCGGTGAAGAATGAGACTACTCTATGTCTGAGCAGTCTAGGTTTTTGCATTAGCAGATTGATGCAAGAAACAGTGTGTATTATCACAGAAATAACCCATAGAAGTTGA
- the LOC108863066 gene encoding UNC93-like protein 3 has product MDSRNDEEAPLVLVSGEDRKVRAGKSYTRDVHMLSISFLLIFLAFGAAQNLETTINKDLGTISLGILYVSFMFCSMVASLVVRLMGSKNALILGTSGYWLFVAANLKPSWITMVPASLYLGFAASIIWVGQGTYLTSIARSHAKDHNVHEGSIIGVFNGEFWAVFACHQLFGNLITLTLLKDGKEGSTTLLLLVFLLIMTFGTILMFFIRKIDGEDGKEPVGSSMGLVDSLVSLPRMIITPLLDVRMLLIVPLLAYSGLQQAFVWAEFTKEIVTPAIGVSGVGGAMAVYGALDAVCSITAGRFTSGLSSITFIVSGGAVAQASVFLWLLLGYRTTSGVLGTVYPLVMAAVLGIGDGILNTQISALLALLFKHDTEGAFAQLKVWQSASIAIVFFLSPYISLQAMVIVMLVMVCVSLLSFLVLALKVESVFTRDE; this is encoded by the exons ATGGATTCTCGAAACGACGAGGAGGCGCCGTTGGTGTTGGTCTCTGGTGAGGATCGGAAAGTAAGAGCTGGGAAGAGCTACACAAGAGATGTTCATATGCTTAGTATCTCCTTTTTGTTAATCTTCCTCGCCTTCGGTGCCGCTCAGAACCTCGAAACGACTATTAATAAG GATTTGGGAACAATCTCTCTAGGGATATTGTACGTGTCCTTCATGTTTTGCTCCATGGTTGCTTCTTTGGTTGTCCGCTTAATGGGATCAAAGAATGCTCTTATTTTAGGAACTTCAGGGTATTGGCTCTTCGTTGCCGCTAATCTGAAGCCATCATG GATCACTATGGTGCCAGCCTCTTTATACCTTGGATTTGCAGCTTCCATAATATGGGTTGGCCAG GGAACATACCTTACATCAATTGCGAGAAGTCATGCTAAAGATCATAATGTGCATGAAGGATCAATAATTGGTGTCTTCAATGGAGAGTTTTGGGCTGTCTTTGCCTGCCACCAG CTGTTTGGGAATCTCATTACACTTACATTGCTCAAAGATGGaaag GAAGGAAGCACAACCTTATTGTTGTTGGTGTTCCTCCTCATTATGACATTTGGAACTATACTAATGTTCTTCATTAGAAAAATTGAcggagaagatggaaaagaaCCTGTGGGTTCTTCTATGGGCTTAGTTGATTCCTTGGTTTCTCTTCCAAGGATGATAATCACTCCTTTGCTCGACGTACGGATGCTACTGATTGTCCCACTCCTTGCATACTCAGGACTACAACAAGCATTTGTTTG GGCTGAGTTTACAAAGGAAATAGTCACACCTGCGATTGGTGTCTCAGGTGTTGGCGGGGCAATGGCTGTCTACGGAGCTCTTGACGCAGTT TGTTCAATAACCGCTGGACGGTTTACCTCTGGTCTGTCATCAATCACCTTCATAGTTTCTGGTGGAGCTGTTGCTCAAGCTTCTGTGTTTCTCTGGCTTCTTCTTGGTTACAG GACAACTAGCGGAGTACTTGGCACAGTTTACCCACTTGTAATGGCGGCTGTGTTAGGCATCGGTGATGGAATATTAAACACTCAAATCAGTGCTCTTCTCGCGTTACTCTTCAAACATGACACG GAAGGAGCGTTTGCGCAGCTAAAAGTATGGCAAAGCGCATCGATAGCGATTGTGTTCTTCCTAAGCCCATATATATCATTGCAAGCCATGGTCATTGTGATGCTTGTTATGGTCTGTGtttctctcctctctttctTGGTTTTAGCTCTTAAAGTCGAGAGTGTGTTTACACGCGACGAATGA
- the LOC108857357 gene encoding 60S ribosomal protein L35-1 gives MARIKVHELRDKSKSDLQNQLQDLKAELALLRVAKVTGGAPNKLSKIKVVRKSIAQVLTVTSQKQKSALREAYKNKKFIPLDLRPKKTRAIRRRLTKHQLSLKTEREKKKEMYFPIRKYAIKV, from the exons ATGG CGAGGATTAAGGTTCACGAACTGAGGGACAAGTCGAAGAGCGATCTCCAGAATCAGCTTCAGGATCTTAAGGCTGAGCTCGCTCTCCTCCGTGTCGCTAAAGTCACCGGTGGTGCTCCCAACAAGCTCTCCAAAAT CAAGGTTGTCCGCAAATCCATTGCTCAGGTCTTGACAGTGACATCTCAGAAGCAGAAGTCTGCTCTCAGAGAAGCATACAAGAACAAGAAGTTCATTCCTCTTGATCTCCGTCCCAAGAAGACCCGTGCTATCCGCAGGCGCCTCACCAAACATCAG CTCTCGTTGAAGACTGAAcgtgagaagaagaaggaaatgTATTTCCCAATCAGGAAGTACGCCATCAAAGTTTAA
- the LOC108860604 gene encoding exocyst complex component EXO70H1 has translation MRNLCCVAKTSSDRQPPLTLTPSQSLELAAVYRIIESAADVIERWNTETSTNVKITSMFYENKEEAMLFIHRVKDLQKTMDLLASQDANSERLVRAQRLMEIAMKRLQKEFYQILSMNRAYLDPESVSTRSSLTSERSSSYLDFPEDEDSSHTAGVDSIVEVEEASSNVMMDLRSIAECMIVSGYAKECISIYKSIRKSIVDEGVYRLEVEKTSKAKAKRMSWEEMELKIRSWLEAVRVSMETLFKGEKILCDHVFEASDSVRESCFSEISREGAILLFSFPETVAFRASKNKNPPPEIIFRLLDMYTSVAGNWRAIESIFSFESTSVVRSQALKSLVSLSESIRSLLLDFESRIHKDSSKVVVHGGGVHPLTLSVVDHISLLADYSDVLVDILAGSPPPDRSLIPESYLNVSDSSDDSLATRFAWLILVLLCKIDRKANRYKDCSVQYLFLTNNLHHVVSRVRSSSNLKRLLGDVWVKKHVAKIKQFSDSYKRLAWGPVLATLPESRGMEMSAEEVKERFENFSEGFERAYGKQCACVVPDIELRDEIKLSIARKLVPVYREFYNTRRSVILAGEGGVRNLSSVVRFTPEDIENHLSDLFSGEGISGNSSVSSPSSCRSRQSTS, from the coding sequence ATGAGAAACTTATGCTGCGTCGCCAAAACGTCGTCGGACCGTCAACCTCCTCTGACTTTAACGCCAAGCCAGAGTTTGGAATTAGCAGCCGTCTACAGAATCATCGAATCTGCGGCCGACGTAATCGAGAGATGGAACACAGAGACTTCCACTAACGTCAAAATCACTTCTATGTTCTACGAGAACAAAGAGGAAGCCATGTTGTTCATCCACCGAGTGAAAGATCTTCAGAAGACGATGGACTTGCTAGCGAGTCAGGATGCAAACTCCGAGAGGCTCGTGAGAGCTCAGAGACTGATGGAGATCGCTATGAAGAGGCTTCAGAAAGAGTTTTACCAGATCCTATCCATGAACCGTGCTTACCTCGATCCAGAATCCGTCTCTACTCGATCTTCGCTAACCTCAGAGAGATCATCTAGCTACTTAGACTTCCCCGAGGACGAAGATTCATCACACACGGCTGGTGTTGACTCAATAGTTGAAGTTGAAGAGGCTTCAAGTAACGTCATGATGGACTTGAGATCAATCGCTGAGTGCATGATCGTTTCCGGCTACGCGAAGGAGTGTATTAGCATATACAAAAGCATCAGAAAGTCGATCGTCGACGAAGGTGTTTACCGTCTCGAAGTGGAGAAGACGAGTAAAGCTAAAGCGAAGAGAATGTCGTGGGAGGAGATGGAGTTGAAGATCAGAAGCTGGTTAGAAGCGGTGAGAGTCTCCATGGAGACACTCTTCAAAGGAGAGAAGATTCTTTGCGATCACGTCTTCGAAGCCTCTGATTCAGTTAGAGAGTCTTGCTTTAGTGAAATATCTCGAGAAGGTGCGATTCTTCTCTTTAGCTTCCCGGAGACCGTTGCTTTCAGAGCAAGCAAGAATAAGAATCCTCCGCCGGAGATTATTTTCCGGCTTCTCGACATGTACACCTCCGTCGCCGGAAACTGGCGAGCTATCGAGTCTATCTTCTCCTTCGAGTCTACCTCCGTCGTGAGATCCCAAGCGCTCAAGTCTCTCGTCTCGCTCAGCGAATCGATTCGATCGCTCCTTCTTGATTTCGAATCAAGAATCCATAAAGACTCCTCCAAGGTGGTGGTTCACGGCGGAGGAGTGCATCCTCTGACTCTCTCAGTCGTGGATCACATCTCTCTCCTCGCCGATTACAGCGACGTCCTCGTCGACATCCTCGCCGGATCTCCTCCGCCGGACAGATCACTGATCCCGGAGTCTTACCTCAACGTATCTGACTCCTCTGACGACTCGCTAGCCACCAGATTCGCGTGGCTTATCCTCGTCCTCCTCTGTAAAATTGACCGTAAAGCGAATCGCTACAAGGACTGCTCCGTGCAGTATCTCTTCCTCACAAACAATCTCCATCACGTGGTCTCACGTGTTCGCTCCTCCTCGAACCTGAAGCGGCTCCTCGGCGACGTCTGGGTCAAGAAGCACGTCGCTAAGATCAAGCAGTTTTCAGACAGCTATAAGAGGCTTGCGTGGGGACCAGTGTTAGCTACTCTACCTGAGAGTCGTGGCATGGAGATGTCGGCTGAGGAAGTGAAAGAACGGTTTGAAAATTTCAGCGAGGGATTCGAGAGGGCGTATGGTAAGCAATGTGCATGCGTCGTACCGGATATAGAGTTACGTGATGAGATAAAACTGTCAATAGCGAGAAAGCTGGTGCCAGTTTATCGAGAGTTTTACAACACGAGGAGGTCTGTTATCTTGGCGGGAGAAGGTGGCGTGAGAAACTTGAGCTCGGTTGTCAGATTTACCCCTGAAGATATTGAAAACCATTTGTCTGATCTGTTCTCGGGGGAGGGTATTTCCGGGAATTCGTCTGTCTCTTCTCCTTCGTCTTGTCGGTCACGGCAATCAACATCCTAA
- the LOC108861784 gene encoding probable pectate lyase 4: protein MGNLHGLHRSHHHNSPFPPSTAPPSSYSPSAPHMTVEPYCGVDSSLRCLAGKAEGFGRGAVGGLNGPICHVTSLADEGPGSLREACKRPEPLWIVFDVSGTINLSSFVNVSSHKTVDGRGQRVKITGKGLRLKQSENVIICNLEFEGGVGPDADAIQIKPKSSTIWIDRCTLKNYHDGLIDITRESTDITVSRCHFVNHNKTMLIGADPSHVTDRCIRVTIHHCFFDGTRQRHPRVRFAKVHLFNNYTRHWSIYAVGAGVESQVYSQCNIYEAGEKKTVFKYITEKAADKEEADAGFIRSEGDWFLNGAKSCLSHDKEHHVFSPTQHYSGWTVESSTEKLKKYIKHSTGWQNLPLPPDQLPTTA, encoded by the exons ATGGGAAACTTACATGGTCTTCACAGATCCCATCACCACAACTCCCCTTTCCCACCGTCTACAGCTCCTCCATCTTCATATTCACCTTCCGCTCCCCACATGACGGTGGAACCTTATTGCGGCGTAGACTCAAGCCTCCGCTGCCTCGCCGGAAAGGCCGAAGGTTTCGGCCGCGGCGCCGTTGGTGGTCTTAATGGTCCGATTTGCCACGTCACTTCTTTAGCTG ATGAAGGTCCAGGATCGTTAAGAGAGGCTTGTAAGAGGCCAGAACCGTTGTGGATTGTGTTCGATGTGTCGGGAACGATCAATCTATCTTCGTTCGTGAACGTATCATCGCACAAAACGGTAGACGGGAGAGGTCAAAGGGTGAAGATAACGGGGAAAGGGTTAAGGCTAAAACAAAGTGAAAACGTTATAATATGTAACCTTGAATTCGAAGGTGGTGTAGGACCAGACGCAGACGCTATTCAGATCAAACCAAAATCAAGCACCATTTGGATCGATCGTTGTACTCTCAAGAATTACCATGATGGTTTGATTGATATCACACGAGAAAGCACTGACATCACTGTCTCAAG ATGCCATTTCGTGAACCACAACAAGACAATGCTGATTGGCGCGGACCCAAGTCACGTGACGGACCGATGCATTAGAGTTACGATTCACCACTGCTTCTTCGACGGTACACGTCAGCGACACCCTCGTGTTCGCTTCGCAAAAGTCCATCTCTTCAACAACTACACTCGTCATTGGTCCATCTATGCCGTTGGAGCCGGCGTTGAGTCTCAG GTATATTCTCAGTGCAACATATATGAAGCTGGTGAGAAGAAGACCGTCTTTAAGTACATCACTGAGAAG GCTGCGGATAAAGAGGAAGCCGATGCTGGTTTTATAAGATCAGAAGGGGATTGGTTCTTGAACGGCGCCAAGTCGTGTCTTAGCCACGACAAAGAGCACCACGTGTTCTCTCCGACTCAACACTATTCTGGATGGACCGTCGAGTCTTCAACAGAGAAACTcaagaaatatattaaacacTCGACCGGCTGGCAGAACCTTCCGCTTCCACCTGACCAACTTCCAACCACAGCGTAA